AAGGAGAGAAAAAATAAAAATGAAAATAGTTTTATATGGACATCCAACTTTACGAGAAAAAGCGGAAAAAGTTGATGAAGTTGATGATAATGTAAGAGAAATTTTGGATGAAATGGTTGCTCTTATGAGAAAGGCTAATGGAGTGGGACTTGCAGCGAATCAAGTGGATATTGCTAAAAGGTTTTTTGTGCTTGAGCACGACGGGATTTTGAAAAAAGTTGTTAATCCTGAAATTTTGGAGTTTTCTGAGGAAATTGCAGATATGGAGGAAGGATGCTTGAGTATTCCTGGGGTTTATAAAAGGGTTAATCGTCCTGCAAAAATCAAAGTAAAATATTTGAATGAAAATGGGGAAGAAGTTGTTGAAGAATTGGAAGAAATGTGGGCTAGGGCATTTCAGCATGAATTTGACCATATTGAAGGGATTTTGTTTACAGACAGGCTTTCAATTTTGAATAAAAGGCTTGTTGCTAAAAAGCTGGATGTTCTGAAGAAGGATTTTGCCAAGGGTAGAATTTACAGGGACTTGGATTAGAATATTATTTTTATTTAAATAAAATAAACGTGTTTGGAAAAAAGTCAGGAAAGTGGGGAAATTAAATGAAAACAATATTTATGGGAACACCTGAATTTGCAATACCAAGTTTGGAAGTTGTATTTAAAAATACTGATTTACAGCTTATTTTTACAAAAGAGGACAAAAGGAATGCTAGAGGAAATAAAATAATATTTTCTCCTGTAAAGCAGTTTGGAATTGATAATAATGTGGAAATTATTCAGCCTAGAAAAATGAAGGATGAGGAAGTTATTAATAAAATTAAGGAAATAAATCCTGATTTGATTGTGGTTGTGGCTTATGGGAAAATTTTACCAAAAGAAATTATTGATATTCCCAAATATGGGATAATAAATGTTCATTCTTCACTTTTGCCAAAATATCGGGGAGCTTCGCCTATTCATTCTGCTATTTTAAATGGAGATGCCGAAACTGGAGTGAGCATAATGTATATTGAAGAAGGGCTTGACTCTGGAGATGTGATTTTGAGGGAATATTGTGAAATTACAGAAGATGACACTCTTGGAACTTTGCACGATAAATTGAAGGAATTAGGAGCAGATGGGCTTACTAAGGCTTTGAAATTGATTGAAAATGGGGAAGTTCAGGCGGAAAAGCAGGATGACAGCAAGGCTACTTTAGTGAAGCCGATTACGAAGGAGCAGGCAAAAATCGACTGGAATAATACAAAGGAAGTCATTTATAATCAGATACGTGGATTGAATCCGTTTCCGGCGGCATATACTTTTAATGAAAAAGGTGAAAATATAAAAATTTACAAAAGTGAAAAAATTGATAAAAAGTATGAGGATGAAAATGGAAATGAAATAGAAAATGGGACAGTTGTTGAGATTATTAATAAAAAAGGGCCTGTTGTGAAAGTTGCAAATGGTGGGCTATTGATTTTGCAGGCAAAATTTGAAGGGAAAAAGCTTCAAAGGGGAGCCGATATTATTAATGGACGTAAAATGACAGCTGGAGAAAAGTTATTATAGCGTCTATCTTAAAATGTGGGTAGAAAGTTAGGCTATATTTATAGCTAATCTATTTTTTTGAATGTTTTATTATAATTTTTAAGTGGATAATTTTCTAATTTTCATAGGAGGAAATATGAAGTTAAAAAAATTGGAAATTTCAGAAAGAGTTGTACAAAGATTGACAGAATATTTATCTATTCTAAAGGAAGCGAGAAAACAGGATAATGAAATAAATTCAATTGAACTTGCTAAAATTATGAATACCACTTCTGCTCAAGTGCGTAAGGATTTATCGACATTTGGTGAGTTTGGTGTGCGTGGAAAAGGTTATGATGTTGATAAATTGATAGAAATTATTACAGAAATTCTTGGAATTGACAAAATTAACAATGTTATAATTGTAGGGCACGGTAAAATGGGAGAAATGCTTTCATCAAATTTAGATGTTCTAGGTGAAGGCTTTAAAATTGTTGGAATATTTGACAAGGATAGTAATAAAATTGGAAAAGTAGCTGCAAATGATTTGATTGTTCAAGATATTAGAAATGTAGGAGAATTTATAAAAAATATGAAAAATGATTCTAATACGAAAATTGATATGGCAATTTTGGCAGTTGTAAAGGAACAGGCACAAATTGCAGCGGAAGGACTTGTAAAAAATGGAATTTCTGCGATACTCAATATGACGACTTATAAATTGGAACTAGGTGAAAACGTAAAAGTTGTGGATATGGATATTTCAGCAAAATTGCAGGAATTGAATTTTTGGAGAATAAATAATAATTAATTGAAAAATGTAAAAAAATAAAAGTTGAAAAATGTTGTATTAATCAAGTTTTGTAGACTTTTAAAAATAATAAAAAAAGAATATTGAAAGGAGAGCTATGACTATAATTGATGGAAAAGCACTTTCAGAAAAGACTTTGGAGGAAATCAAAGAAGTACATGGTGAATTGCAGGAAAAGGCTGGCAGAAAAGCTGGGCTTGCGGTAATTATAGTAGGAGAAAATCCAGCTTCTAAAATTTATGTGAGAAATAAAATAAGAGCTTGTGAAAAAGTTGGATTTCATTCTGAAACAATCAGACTTGATGAAAATATTTCAGAGGAAAATTTACTTTTGGAAATTGAAAAATTAAATAATGATGACAATATAGATGGTATTCTGGTTCAACTGCCGCTTCCAAAGCACATTGATGAACTGGAGGTTATAAATGCAATTTCAGCAGAAAAGGATGTGGATGGATTCCATACAACAAATATTGGGAAAATGATGATTGGAGATGAAACAGGATTCTTGCCTTGCACACCCTTTGGAGTAATTCAAATGTTTGAAGAATATGGCATTGAATTGCCGGGAAAAGATATTGTTGTAATTGGGCAAAGTAATATTGTAGGAAAGCCAATGTCGCTTTTATTAATGCAAAAGCATGCGACAGTTCAAACTTGTAATTCAAGAACTAAAAATTTGTCTGAAAAGCTTCAAAAGGCTGATATTATAATAGCGGCAGCAGGATCTCCAAAATTAGTTAAAGGTTCAGATGTGAAAGATGGAGTTGCTGTAATTGACATTGGAATAAATAGGGTAGATGGGAAAATATGCGGAGATGTGGATTTTGATGAAGTTTCAAAAAAAGCCTCATTTATTACACCAGTTCCGGGCGGAGTCGGTCCAATGACAATCGCAATGCTAATAAAAAATACATTAAAATCATACAAACAGAAAATAAACAAATCAAAATAAAAAAAGAAAGTGAGAAAATTAATGAAGGATAAAATTAAATTTATTGAAAAATTAGCTGAAAGTATGAATGAAAACAAAATTGAATCTGTAAAATATGAAGATAATAATTTTGAAGTTTCATTAACTAAGAAAAAAAAGGAAAGAAATGTTATTTTTGGAAGTCCAATAGCTCAACCTGTAGTGGCTTCAAATATTACGCAGGAAGTGGAAGTTCAAGAAGCGGAAGATTCTGCTCCAGTACAGCAAGCGACTCCAGAAGAAATTTCAGGAACAAAAATTACTTCTCCAATGGTTGGAACTTTTTATGGTTCGCCATCACCAGCGGCAGGTCCATTTGTAAAGGAAGGAGATTCTGTAACAGAAGGGCAAACGCTTTGCATAGTTGAAGCAATGAAACTTATGAATGAAGTTAAATCAACAGTTTCAGGGAAAGTTAAAAAGATTTTTGTTAAGGATAACGAAAGTATAAAAAAAGGTCAAACATTAATGATTATTGAGTAATTTTTATAAAAAATATAAATAAAAAAGAAGGGATAAAATTTGGAAGAGAAAAGGATTTTGTTGAATATTGTTCTGTTGTTAGTTTTATTGTTTTTTACATCATTTTTATCAGCTGCAGAATCTGCATTGTCATCACTTAAACAGATTCACTTAAAAAGCGATTCAAAGGAAAAGGAAAAAACTAAGGAAAGCGAACTTTTAAAACTTTGGCTGGAAAATCCAAATGAATTGCTTACAACACTTTTGTTTGTAAAGACAATTTCTTATTCTTCAATGGTTTTTACAGGAATTTATTTAATAAAAAAAATCTATGCAAAAGGTCTTTATTTGGGGATTTCATTTTTTGTATTAATTATTTTTATTTTATTATTTTCAGAATTAATTCCAAGATTGGTAGCTAGAAATAATATTTATGGAGTTTCTAGAACATTAATAATACCGTTAAATACAGTGAGAATTGTTTTAAGACCGTTAATTCAGCTGTTTATACATATTTCAAGATTTGTTGTTGGAATATTTAAAATAAAAGTAAAGGATCAGATGTTTGAGATAACAGAAGATGAAATTTTGACTTTTTTAAAGGCTGGAACAGAAAGCGGTGTGTTTGAAGAAGGCGAAGAAGAAATGATAAGCAGTATCTTTGAATTTTCAGAAACGACCGTTAAGGAAATACTTACTCCCAGAATAGATGTTTTTGCATTGGAGGCTGAAAACAGAATTGAAGATGTATGGAATGAAATTTTAGATCAAGGATTCACACGTATTCCTATCTATAACGAAACGATTGACAATATTGTAGGAACAGTTCATATGAAGGATTTGCTTCATTATGACAGGCAAACAGGAAATAATCCGCCTATAAAGGATTTTATGAAGGAAGCCTACTTTGTTCCAATTACAAAGCCGCTAGTCGAATTACTGGAAGAATTTAAGTTAAAGCAGCTTCATATGGCAATTGTAATTGATGAATACGGAGGAACTCAGGGAATAGTTACAATTGAAGACTTGCTGGAGGAAATTGTTGGGGAAATAAGGGATGAATTTGATCAGGAAGAGGAAAATATTCAACAAATTCGTGAAAAAATATTTGATATAAGAGGGGACACGCCTATTGAGGAAATAAATGACAAATTGGAAATAGAAATCCCAGTATCTGAAGAATATGATACAATTTCTGGATATATTCAGGATAAATTGGGAAAAGTTGCTGAAGTTTTCGATCAAGTTAAGGAAAATAACTTTATATTGAAAGTAACGGATGTAGATAATAAACGTGTTGAAAGAGTAAGAGCGATTATTATTGAGCAAAAAGAAGACAAGGAAGAAGTAAGGAGAGAAAATGGAAGAGATTAGACCTCGAATACGTGTAGCAGGAATTCTTATTGAGAATGACAAAATTTTACTAATCCAGCATTACAAAAATAATAAAAAATACTGGCTTATTCCTGGTGGAGGAAATGACTGGGGCGAAACTGCAAAGGAAGCATTAATCCGTGAATACAAGGAAGAAACAAATATGGATATAGAAGTTGATGAGTTTTTATTTTTTTCAGAAACTATTTATCCAAATAAAGAGCGTCACATTTTAAATTTATTTTTTAGAATACATCGCAATGAAAAAAATGACAGTATCATAAAATTAGGAGATGAAGCTGTTTTAACCGATTTGAAATTTGTAACAAAAGAAGAACTCAAAAAAATGACAGTTTATCCAAATATTAAAGAGAATTTATTAAAATTAATGAATGGCGAAAAGGTAGAAAATTATTTAGGAAGTTTATGGAATGAATAAAAATTCTAATATTATAATTAAAATTTCAGAAAAGAGGAAAAAAATAAAATGACAGTTGAAGAAAAAGAAGAATTAAAGAAATTAGTGCGTTCAGTGAAGGATTTTCCAGAAAAGGGAGTAACTTTTAGAGATATTACAACAGCTTTAAAGGATAAAAGAGGATTGGAAATTATCATAAAGGATTTTACAGACAGATATAAAAATAAAGGAATTGATTATGTAGTAGGTGCCGATGCGAGAGGTTTTATTTTTGGAGCTGCAATTGCATATAATATCGGTGCTGGATTTGTTCCGGCAAGAAAGCCTGGAAAATTGCCAGCAGAAGTGGAAAGTGTGGAATATTCATTGGAATATGGAAAAAATAGCATAGAGATTCACAAGGATGCCTTTGAAAAAAATTCAAAAATATTAATAGTAGATGATCTGTTAGCAACAGGAGGAACAGCCGAAGCAATGGTTAAGCTAGTGGAAAAATTAGGAGCTAAAGTTTACGAGTTAGCATTTATGATAGAATTAGTTGATTTAAAGGCTAGAGATTTGCTGAAAGGTTACGAAGTGTATACTCAGTTAAAATATTAAATAATCAAAAAACAAAGTACCTAAAATAATATCAGGGTACTTTTTTTACAAAAAAATTTTTTAAAAGAAACTGTCTAAAATGCTTGAAATATGGTATTTAATATGGGCTCTCAAATTGAATTTTGAAAAAAATCAAAAAAATTTCAAAAAAGTAGTTGACAAATATTTTCTTTTATGATAATATATATCTTGTCGATACGAAAATGTATCAACGGACAATAGAGATATTAATAACATAAAGAAGCAATTAAGTGTATAATCAATAAAGTCAAGTATCTTGAAAAAGATAACG
The DNA window shown above is from Leptotrichia wadei and carries:
- the def gene encoding peptide deformylase, which codes for MKIVLYGHPTLREKAEKVDEVDDNVREILDEMVALMRKANGVGLAANQVDIAKRFFVLEHDGILKKVVNPEILEFSEEIADMEEGCLSIPGVYKRVNRPAKIKVKYLNENGEEVVEELEEMWARAFQHEFDHIEGILFTDRLSILNKRLVAKKLDVLKKDFAKGRIYRDLD
- the fmt gene encoding methionyl-tRNA formyltransferase — encoded protein: MKTIFMGTPEFAIPSLEVVFKNTDLQLIFTKEDKRNARGNKIIFSPVKQFGIDNNVEIIQPRKMKDEEVINKIKEINPDLIVVVAYGKILPKEIIDIPKYGIINVHSSLLPKYRGASPIHSAILNGDAETGVSIMYIEEGLDSGDVILREYCEITEDDTLGTLHDKLKELGADGLTKALKLIENGEVQAEKQDDSKATLVKPITKEQAKIDWNNTKEVIYNQIRGLNPFPAAYTFNEKGENIKIYKSEKIDKKYEDENGNEIENGTVVEIINKKGPVVKVANGGLLILQAKFEGKKLQRGADIINGRKMTAGEKLL
- a CDS encoding redox-sensing transcriptional repressor Rex, coding for MKLKKLEISERVVQRLTEYLSILKEARKQDNEINSIELAKIMNTTSAQVRKDLSTFGEFGVRGKGYDVDKLIEIITEILGIDKINNVIIVGHGKMGEMLSSNLDVLGEGFKIVGIFDKDSNKIGKVAANDLIVQDIRNVGEFIKNMKNDSNTKIDMAILAVVKEQAQIAAEGLVKNGISAILNMTTYKLELGENVKVVDMDISAKLQELNFWRINNN
- the folD gene encoding bifunctional methylenetetrahydrofolate dehydrogenase/methenyltetrahydrofolate cyclohydrolase FolD; translated protein: MTIIDGKALSEKTLEEIKEVHGELQEKAGRKAGLAVIIVGENPASKIYVRNKIRACEKVGFHSETIRLDENISEENLLLEIEKLNNDDNIDGILVQLPLPKHIDELEVINAISAEKDVDGFHTTNIGKMMIGDETGFLPCTPFGVIQMFEEYGIELPGKDIVVIGQSNIVGKPMSLLLMQKHATVQTCNSRTKNLSEKLQKADIIIAAAGSPKLVKGSDVKDGVAVIDIGINRVDGKICGDVDFDEVSKKASFITPVPGGVGPMTIAMLIKNTLKSYKQKINKSK
- the accB gene encoding acetyl-CoA carboxylase biotin carboxyl carrier protein → MKDKIKFIEKLAESMNENKIESVKYEDNNFEVSLTKKKKERNVIFGSPIAQPVVASNITQEVEVQEAEDSAPVQQATPEEISGTKITSPMVGTFYGSPSPAAGPFVKEGDSVTEGQTLCIVEAMKLMNEVKSTVSGKVKKIFVKDNESIKKGQTLMIIE
- a CDS encoding hemolysin family protein, which gives rise to MEEKRILLNIVLLLVLLFFTSFLSAAESALSSLKQIHLKSDSKEKEKTKESELLKLWLENPNELLTTLLFVKTISYSSMVFTGIYLIKKIYAKGLYLGISFFVLIIFILLFSELIPRLVARNNIYGVSRTLIIPLNTVRIVLRPLIQLFIHISRFVVGIFKIKVKDQMFEITEDEILTFLKAGTESGVFEEGEEEMISSIFEFSETTVKEILTPRIDVFALEAENRIEDVWNEILDQGFTRIPIYNETIDNIVGTVHMKDLLHYDRQTGNNPPIKDFMKEAYFVPITKPLVELLEEFKLKQLHMAIVIDEYGGTQGIVTIEDLLEEIVGEIRDEFDQEEENIQQIREKIFDIRGDTPIEEINDKLEIEIPVSEEYDTISGYIQDKLGKVAEVFDQVKENNFILKVTDVDNKRVERVRAIIIEQKEDKEEVRRENGRD
- a CDS encoding NUDIX domain-containing protein; translation: MEEIRPRIRVAGILIENDKILLIQHYKNNKKYWLIPGGGNDWGETAKEALIREYKEETNMDIEVDEFLFFSETIYPNKERHILNLFFRIHRNEKNDSIIKLGDEAVLTDLKFVTKEELKKMTVYPNIKENLLKLMNGEKVENYLGSLWNE
- a CDS encoding adenine phosphoribosyltransferase, coding for MTVEEKEELKKLVRSVKDFPEKGVTFRDITTALKDKRGLEIIIKDFTDRYKNKGIDYVVGADARGFIFGAAIAYNIGAGFVPARKPGKLPAEVESVEYSLEYGKNSIEIHKDAFEKNSKILIVDDLLATGGTAEAMVKLVEKLGAKVYELAFMIELVDLKARDLLKGYEVYTQLKY